The following are from one region of the Desulfolucanica intricata genome:
- a CDS encoding HPP family protein: MENTVEQTNQTQSYVGTVTQEQLGVYLWGMMRTYLCKMKGGRCSTSSRASLKSLLVTGIGSFAGIGLIAILATYYNMPMLLPSFGASAVLLYAACHVPMAQPRNVIGGHMISALVGVTIYQLFGDAWWAIALGVTLAIITMTVTYTLHPPGGATAFLAVYTGQNFAFIFSPVGLGALFLVIIAVIVNNLSSERKYPDYWY; encoded by the coding sequence ATGGAAAATACCGTTGAACAAACCAATCAAACTCAGTCTTATGTAGGGACTGTGACTCAAGAACAGTTAGGTGTGTATTTATGGGGAATGATGAGAACGTACCTGTGTAAGATGAAAGGGGGCAGGTGCTCCACTTCTTCGAGAGCGTCTCTTAAGAGCCTGCTGGTAACAGGGATAGGGAGCTTTGCGGGGATTGGTTTAATAGCTATATTGGCCACTTATTATAATATGCCGATGCTATTACCTTCTTTTGGGGCCTCTGCGGTACTGCTTTATGCTGCCTGCCATGTTCCAATGGCGCAGCCCAGAAACGTAATTGGCGGGCACATGATTTCCGCACTGGTTGGAGTTACAATATATCAATTATTTGGCGATGCCTGGTGGGCCATTGCCCTGGGAGTAACACTGGCTATTATAACAATGACAGTTACATATACTCTTCATCCTCCCGGCGGGGCCACAGCTTTTTTAGCCGTTTATACAGGCCAGAATTTTGCTTTTATTTTTTCGCCTGTGGGTTTAGGGGCATTATTCCTGGTTATTATTGCGGTTATAGTTAATAATCTTTCCAGTGAACGTAAATATCCTGATTACTGGTACTAA
- a CDS encoding secondary thiamine-phosphate synthase enzyme YjbQ: MIHEIHLKTKKRDEMLDITAQVEELLAQDNVSEGFVVVYSPHTTAGITINENADPNVQKDILRRLNEIYPWDKAGDRHLEGNSAAHLKTITVGTSETVIIHNGKLLLGRWQGIYFCEFDGPRARTCYVKILG, from the coding sequence ATGATTCATGAAATACACCTCAAGACCAAGAAACGGGATGAAATGCTCGACATAACGGCACAAGTCGAGGAACTTCTTGCTCAGGATAATGTTTCAGAAGGGTTTGTTGTTGTATATTCACCTCATACTACAGCCGGAATAACTATCAATGAAAACGCAGACCCCAATGTACAAAAAGACATTCTGCGGAGGCTTAATGAGATTTACCCCTGGGATAAGGCCGGAGATCGGCACCTTGAGGGTAATTCTGCTGCCCATTTAAAAACAATTACGGTTGGAACATCCGAAACGGTCATTATTCATAACGGAAAATTACTTTTGGGCCGCTGGCAGGGTATCTATTTTTGTGAATTTGACGGTCCCCGTGCGCGCACTTGCTATGTCAAAATCCTTGGGTAA
- a CDS encoding undecaprenyl-diphosphate phosphatase, with product MFIIELLKAVFLGIVEGITEWLPISSTGHMILVEEFIQLNASDAFKEMFFVVIQLGAILAVVLLYFHKLNPFSPKKSRQEKKDSMSIWYKVIVGVIPAAVLGFLFDDWLNEQLYNYQTVAIMLIVYGILFIVIENRNKARESSINDFNALTCKTAFLIGMFQVLSLIPGTSRSGATILGAILLGTSRYIAAEYSFFLSIPVMFGASALKLVKFGFSFTGLEMAILLTGMIVAFVVSVLAIRFLMGYIKNNDFKAFGWYRIVLGILVIGYFVLFG from the coding sequence ATGTTTATTATTGAACTGTTAAAAGCCGTCTTTTTAGGAATCGTTGAAGGAATTACCGAATGGCTGCCAATAAGCAGTACCGGGCATATGATTTTGGTTGAGGAATTTATACAGTTAAATGCTTCTGATGCCTTTAAAGAAATGTTTTTTGTGGTTATTCAGTTGGGGGCTATACTGGCGGTTGTTCTTCTCTATTTTCATAAATTAAATCCTTTTTCGCCTAAAAAATCAAGGCAGGAAAAGAAAGATTCCATGTCGATTTGGTATAAAGTGATTGTTGGTGTTATCCCGGCAGCGGTATTAGGTTTTTTATTTGATGATTGGTTGAACGAGCAGTTATACAACTATCAAACTGTTGCAATTATGTTAATTGTTTATGGGATTCTGTTTATTGTCATTGAAAATCGTAATAAAGCTCGTGAAAGCAGTATTAATGACTTTAATGCTTTGACCTGTAAAACTGCCTTCTTAATCGGAATGTTCCAAGTTTTATCACTAATTCCGGGAACGTCACGTTCAGGTGCTACTATCCTCGGCGCAATTTTACTTGGCACCTCCCGTTACATCGCCGCTGAATATTCATTCTTTTTGTCTATTCCGGTAATGTTCGGGGCAAGTGCATTAAAACTGGTCAAATTCGGGTTTAGCTTTACCGGACTGGAAATGGCCATTTTACTTACAGGTATGATTGTAGCTTTTGTTGTTTCTGTTTTAGCAATAAGATTTCTAATGGGATACATTAAAAACAACGATTTTAAAGCATTTGGCTGGTACCGTATCGTTTTAGGTATTTTAGTTATCGGATACTTTGTTTTATTTGGATAA